The Lycium barbarum isolate Lr01 chromosome 9, ASM1917538v2, whole genome shotgun sequence genome has a segment encoding these proteins:
- the LOC132610535 gene encoding uncharacterized protein LOC132610535 → MPLNENNDLIVDLTVKSGMGKNFDMFRLILKKQGLEDFFRKSCLGVYLDLPEETGARFQIKMVYGLMKRRILSDAKDELWINYCGMPVCFGLKEFVIVTVLRCHPCELPTVVLNKPTRTSKTAKEAKKVGKGGKDKNETGLVELVGKIYKGDKLLVYLQSKTMSKNHKQSLCLVWFVHCVLMAKDTSLNIPLGLVKLAEDYEAFNNHGWGRESFKLTVDYLSKELNPTVKTVNLYGFPWAFMAWAFEAIPHLRQQVKDYPSEVSFPRMLRWLTAKNNTRLSVDLFNPPLEEVVHPWLVPTVRELEMTFLASFEPLQSVPDKMIEGMKLELAGVTAIKRESVVVDVGGGGVITGGQPVVGEVAAEIAGEKNNR, encoded by the exons ATGCcgttgaatgaaaataatgatttgatCGTTGATCTTACGGTCAAATCAGGCATGGGcaagaactttgatatgtttaggCTAATTCTTAAAAAGCAGGGGTTGGAGGATTTCTTTAGGAAAAGCTGTTTGGGGGTGTATCTAGATCTGCCTGAAGAGACCGGTGCACGGTTTCAAATAAAAATGGTATATGGGCTTATGAAGCGTAGAATTCTTTCGGATGCAAAGGATGAGCTTTGGATTAATTATTGTGGCATGCCGGTGTGCTTTGGCTTGAAAGAGTTTGTCATAGTTACTGTCCTTAGATGTCATCCTTGTGAGCTTCCTACTGTTGTATTGAATAAGCCAACCCGGACTAGCAAGACAGCCAAAGAAGCCAAGAAAGTAGGAAAGGGTGGAAAAGATAAGAATGAAACTGGTTTGGTGGAGTTAGTTGGAAAAATCTACAAAGGAGATAAGTTGCTTGTATATTTGCAGTCCAAAACCATGTCAAAAAACCATAAGCAGTCCTTgtgtttagtttggtttgtgcacTGTGTTCTTATGGCAAAAGATACAAGTCTGAACATACCACTTGGTTTGGTTAAACTTGCGGAGGACTATGAGGCATTCAACAACCATGGATGGGGCCGGGAAAGCTTCAAGTTGACTGTTGACTATTTATCGAAAGAGCTTAATCCAACAGTGAAAACTGTCAATctatatggcttcccttgggctttcatg gcttgggcatttgaagccattcctcacctCCGACAACAAGTGAAGGACTACCCTTCAGAAGTGTCTTTTCCAAGAATGCTTAGATGGCTGACTGCAAAGAACAACACAAGATTGAGTGTTGATCTTTTTAACCCTCCTTTGGAAGAG GTTGTGCACCCGTGGCTTGTCCCGACAGTACGGGAGTTGGAGATGACATTCCTTGCTTCCTTTGAGCCCTTACAATCTGTTCCTGATAAAATGATTGAGGGGATGAAATTAGAATTGGctggagtgacagccatcaaAAGGGAATCAGTTGTGGTagatgttggtggtggtggtgttatTACTGGTGGTCAACCTGTTGTTGGTGAAGTTGCGGCAGAAATTGCCGGTGAAAAAAATaatagatga